In a single window of the Flavivirga spongiicola genome:
- a CDS encoding bifunctional folylpolyglutamate synthase/dihydrofolate synthase — MTYQDTLDWMFSQLPMYQRQGKVAFKEDLSNTLILADYLNNPERNFKSIHIAGTNGKGSTSHMLASVLQEAGYKVGLYTSPHLKDFRERIRINGHVVSKQFVTEFIKQNKTFFEVNSLSFFEMTVGMAFEYFSMEKVDIAVIEVGLGGRLDSTNIIIPEVSVITNIGIDHTQFLGNTLEAIAFEKGGIIKRNIPVVIGETQEETASVFKDLACKNNSKIVFADQEIIKIYESDLLGTYQSKNIKTVIQAIKELRVKGFKISEQHLKKGLLKTVENTGLLGRWQVINESPKAVCDTGHNREGLSYVMNQIHNESYKALHIVLGFVNDKDLSSIIDLFPKKATYYFCKPNIPRGLKTNVLKRIFNEHRLKGKVYNSVNEAYMSALRNSDLDDFIFIGGSTFVVAEII; from the coding sequence ATGACATATCAAGATACACTCGATTGGATGTTTTCTCAACTACCAATGTATCAACGACAAGGTAAAGTAGCATTCAAAGAAGATTTATCGAATACCTTAATACTAGCAGACTATTTAAATAATCCTGAGCGAAATTTTAAATCTATACATATTGCCGGAACCAATGGGAAAGGATCTACGAGCCATATGCTGGCATCTGTTTTACAAGAAGCCGGATATAAGGTTGGGTTGTATACGTCGCCACATTTAAAAGACTTTAGGGAGCGTATTAGAATAAATGGCCATGTTGTAAGTAAGCAATTTGTAACGGAGTTTATAAAGCAAAATAAAACGTTTTTTGAAGTAAATTCTTTGTCGTTTTTTGAAATGACTGTAGGCATGGCTTTTGAGTATTTTTCAATGGAAAAAGTTGATATTGCTGTTATAGAAGTTGGTTTGGGAGGTCGTTTAGATTCAACAAACATCATTATTCCGGAAGTTTCAGTAATAACTAATATAGGAATAGACCATACTCAGTTTTTGGGAAATACACTTGAAGCTATTGCGTTTGAAAAAGGCGGCATTATAAAGCGTAATATACCGGTGGTCATTGGAGAAACTCAAGAAGAAACGGCTTCGGTTTTTAAAGATTTGGCATGTAAGAACAATTCTAAGATTGTATTTGCTGACCAAGAGATTATTAAAATATATGAGTCTGATCTGTTAGGAACTTATCAATCTAAAAATATAAAAACAGTTATTCAAGCTATTAAAGAGTTAAGGGTTAAGGGATTTAAAATATCCGAACAGCATTTAAAAAAAGGTTTGCTCAAAACAGTTGAAAATACAGGATTATTAGGACGGTGGCAGGTAATAAATGAAAGCCCTAAGGCGGTTTGTGATACAGGACATAATAGGGAAGGCCTAAGTTATGTTATGAATCAAATACATAATGAAAGCTACAAGGCATTGCACATTGTTTTAGGTTTTGTTAATGATAAAGACTTGAGCTCTATTATAGATTTATTTCCCAAAAAGGCTACTTATTATTTTTGTAAACCTAATATTCCACGAGGTTTAAAAACCAATGTGTTAAAACGCATTTTTAATGAGCATAGATTAAAAGGGAAGGTTTATAATTCTGTCAATGAGGCGTATATGAGTGCTTTGAGAAATTCTGACCTAGATGATTTTATTTTTATTGGAGGTAGTACATTTGTGGTAGCAGAAATAATTTAA
- a CDS encoding LytTR family transcriptional regulator DNA-binding domain-containing protein encodes MKFTINRIVAFLKKEAIIGELAHNTRKVFLMIIGIVFCLLFFFKPFSINLLLIKTQLIITIGSSILAGVGYVLAISIFMPFNKKKWTVFLEISTVMTTLFFVWLLIYVFLILCSKVNLPVPFHINEPFVPPENFFFKTLIYTLGTGTLVYIILHMYNVIKFNNGGNKIENNTYTGFINKNNLNKKTLNLIGKNKDENLVINSDCFICAKSEGHYIKVYYLCGKSKRFNSSILRNTMKNIDNQTVDFENIYRCHNSYFLNLDFLTSVIGNSNKAHAYLKHYSPKVPISKNKIEYLKEIVFNNKLNKNS; translated from the coding sequence TTGAAATTTACTATTAATAGAATTGTAGCCTTCTTAAAAAAAGAAGCTATTATAGGAGAATTAGCACACAATACAAGAAAGGTTTTTTTAATGATCATAGGTATCGTTTTTTGCCTTCTATTTTTCTTCAAGCCTTTTTCAATAAACCTTTTACTTATAAAAACTCAATTAATTATAACCATAGGTAGTAGTATACTAGCTGGAGTAGGATATGTACTTGCTATTTCTATTTTTATGCCTTTTAATAAAAAAAAATGGACTGTATTTTTGGAGATAAGTACAGTAATGACAACCTTGTTTTTTGTATGGTTACTAATATATGTATTCTTGATACTATGCTCTAAAGTTAATCTACCTGTACCCTTTCATATTAATGAGCCTTTTGTTCCTCCAGAAAATTTCTTCTTTAAAACTCTAATTTATACCTTAGGAACTGGCACTCTAGTATATATAATATTACATATGTATAATGTTATTAAATTTAATAATGGGGGAAATAAAATAGAAAACAATACTTATACTGGTTTTATAAATAAAAACAATTTAAATAAAAAAACATTAAACCTTATTGGAAAAAACAAAGACGAAAACTTAGTTATAAACAGCGATTGTTTTATTTGTGCAAAAAGCGAGGGACATTATATTAAGGTATACTATTTATGTGGTAAATCCAAAAGATTTAATAGTTCTATTTTAAGAAATACAATGAAAAATATAGACAACCAGACTGTTGATTTTGAAAACATATATCGATGTCATAATTCCTATTTTTTAAATTTAGATTTTTTAACTTCTGTTATCGGAAATTCTAATAAAGCGCATGCTTATTTAAAACACTATTCACCAAAAGTGCCTATATCAAAAAATAAAATAGAATATTTAAAAGAAATAGTTTTCAATAATAAATTAAACAAAAATAGTTAA
- a CDS encoding helix-turn-helix domain-containing protein produces the protein MRNLNSLDFQKTFEVELIKPNLKRVFGDRGLLDLLVYSYNISNDKFKLISLSFGYKNFTHTNLKTLLHTISPCFRNYFIEFFALYLQFISEKQSKNAKYSLQAFLPMKLKENESFFATLYILPEVIDYKIVELHFVLLPLKVYNKEVITITVLKDLKKDYNITRKVKNEIQLEKILTHEQTKIADLLHKGCSSKEISDRLNKKHDNILKYNIRIKDRLSVFFNVKFDTAKEAVNYYKSCF, from the coding sequence ATGCGTAATTTAAATAGTTTAGACTTTCAAAAAACATTTGAAGTTGAACTTATAAAGCCTAATTTGAAAAGGGTTTTTGGTGACCGAGGTCTTTTAGATTTATTGGTTTATAGTTATAATATTAGTAATGACAAATTCAAACTAATAAGTTTGAGTTTTGGATATAAAAACTTTACTCATACTAATTTAAAAACACTTCTACATACTATTAGCCCATGTTTTAGGAATTATTTTATAGAATTTTTTGCGTTATATCTTCAATTTATAAGCGAAAAGCAAAGTAAAAATGCTAAATACTCGTTACAAGCTTTTTTACCTATGAAGTTAAAGGAGAATGAGTCTTTTTTTGCTACTTTATATATTCTTCCAGAGGTAATAGATTACAAAATAGTCGAACTGCACTTTGTATTACTGCCCTTAAAAGTATATAACAAAGAAGTTATTACAATTACTGTATTAAAAGATTTAAAAAAAGATTACAATATTACACGTAAAGTTAAGAATGAAATACAATTGGAAAAAATTCTTACTCACGAACAAACAAAAATCGCGGACTTGTTACATAAAGGCTGCTCTTCTAAAGAAATTTCAGATAGATTAAATAAAAAACATGATAATATTCTAAAATATAATATTAGAATTAAAGATAGACTGTCTGTTTTTTTTAATGTTAAATTTGACACAGCCAAAGAAGCTGTCAATTATTATAAAAGCTGCTTTTAA
- a CDS encoding ExbD/TolR family protein yields MNFRGRNKVTPEFNMSSMTDIVFLLLIFFMIASTLVTTNAIDILLPKASGKTENKKSVAVSIKKDLTYYIDQQRVGESVLENELLAALSSQEKPTIVLRAEKSVPVENVVKVMDIANRNKFKVILAVKPK; encoded by the coding sequence ATGAATTTTAGAGGGAGAAATAAAGTAACACCAGAATTCAATATGTCTTCAATGACAGATATTGTATTCTTACTTCTAATATTTTTTATGATTGCTTCTACACTAGTAACAACTAATGCTATTGATATTTTATTGCCAAAAGCAAGTGGAAAAACAGAGAATAAGAAATCTGTAGCGGTAAGCATAAAAAAAGATTTGACCTATTATATAGATCAGCAGCGCGTTGGAGAAAGTGTGTTAGAAAATGAATTACTAGCAGCCTTATCCTCGCAAGAAAAACCAACTATTGTTTTAAGAGCAGAGAAATCGGTTCCTGTGGAAAATGTAGTTAAGGTTATGGACATAGCTAATAGAAATAAGTTTAAAGTCATATTAGCGGTAAAACCTAAATAA
- a CDS encoding beta strand repeat-containing protein codes for MKTKLLFFAFFSIGYISIAQVGVGTPLPNSSAQLDVVASDKGILIPRVSLLSSTDITTISNGNVESLLIFNTSTISDVRPGYYYWHNNIWNRIIIQGESASGVSSGSGAPTGTSPTNPQDGDLYIDNTTGETYVYNSTTGTWDTAPYKVVSGDVGNVVIEDANGLAYLSADAITAAGGVGSGDGPPNDGTDDPANPTDGQIYIDSSTGETYVYDGATNTWNTAKSNVVSANTGNVVIEDANGLAYLSADAIAAAGGVGSGDGPPNDGTDDPANPTDGQIYIDSSTGETYVYDGATNTWNAAKSNVVSANTGNVVIEDANGLAYLSADAIAAAGGVGSGDGPPNDGTDDPANPTDGQIYIDSSTGETYVYDGATNTWNTAKSNVVSADAGNIITEDTNGLAYLSIAGITAAETTSTLTQNDVTGDATYTDEDGLVTTVDVISTDAANIIVAGTDGGALVNPAALAAAETTTTVANTVTGHKIGDYTNEDAVAIDINETVTSVVQSGTGIITYTNEDGTAQTANVISTDAANIIVAGTDGGALVNPAALAAAETTTTVANTVTGHKIGDYTNEDAVAIDINETVTSVVQAGTGIITYTNEDGTAQTANVISTDAANIIVAGTDGGALVNPAALAAAETTTTVANTVTGHKIGDYTNEDAVAIDINETVTSVVQAGTGIITYTNEDGTAQTANVISTDAANIIVAGTDGGALVNPAALAAAETTTNLAQAGTGIITYTNEDGTAQTANVISTDAANIIVAGTDGGALVNPAALAAAETTTTVANTVTGHKIGDYTNEDAVAIDINETVTSVVQAGTGIITYTNEDGTAQTANVISTDAANIIVAGTDGGALVNPAALAAAETTTNLAQSGTGIITYTNEDGTAQTANVISTDAANIIVAGTDGGALVNPVALAAAETTTNLAQSGTGIITYTNEDGTAQTANVISTDAANIIVAGTDGGALVNPAALAAAETTTTVANTVTGHKIGDYTNEDAVAIDINETVTSVVQAGTGIITYTNEDGTAQTANVISTDAANIIVAGTDGGALVNPAALAAAETTTTVANTVTGHKIGDYTNEDAVAIDINETVTSVVQAGTGIITYTNEDGTAQTANVISTDAANIIVAGTDGGALVNPAALAAAETTTNLAQAGTGIITYTNEDGTAQTANVISTDAANIIVAGTDGGALVNPAALAAAETTTNLAQSGTGIITYTNEDGTAQTANVISTDAANIIVAGTDGGALVNPAALAAAETTTNLAQSGTGIITYTNEDGTAQTANVISTDAANIIVAGTDGGALVNPAALAAAETTTTVANTVTGHKIGDYTNEDAVAIDINETVTSVVQSGTGIITYTNEDGTAQTANVISTDAANIIVAGTDGGALVNPAALAAAETTTNLAQAGTGIITYTNEDGTAQTANVISTDAANIIVAGTDGGALVNPAALAAAETTTTVANTVTGHKIGDYTNEDAVAIDINETVTSVVQAGTGIITYTNEDGTAQTANVISTDAANIIVAGTDGGALVNPAALAAAETTTNLAQAGTGIITYTNEDGTAQTANVISTDAANIIVAGTDGGALVNPAALAAAETTTTVANTVTGHKIGDYTNEDAVAIDINETVTSVVQAGTGIITYTNEDGTAQTANVISTDAANIIVAGTDGGALVNPAALAAAETTTTVANTVTGHKIGDYTNEDAVAIDINETVTSVVQAGTGIITYTNEDGTAQTANVISTDAANIIVAGTDGGALVNPAALAAAETTTNLAQSGTGIITYTNEDGTAQTANVISTDAANIIVAGTDGGALVNPAALAAAETTTNLAQSGTGIITYTNEDGTAQTANVISTDAANIIVAGTDGGALVNPAALAAAETTTNLAQAGTGIITYTNEDGTAQTANVISTDAANIIVAGTDGGALVNPAALAAAETTTTVANTVTGHKIGDYTNEDAVAIDINETVTSVTQNNTTGVITYTNENGVTDNTVNAGELLNVVSVEPTNGNAIKIGTDGGAYINPLVTEVFSAEYAGATLFADGSNNIGMMTSDNAGASGSWMNYYEWSSGEATAQDYDVVVRFTLPNDFTAWDTNPIVIDYQAEGAATFGATMFLENGAALGTIAATTSGAWTTANLSPGAMTAGQTAVIVLKLTSAPNDDTKKVRIGDITLNYKK; via the coding sequence ATGAAAACAAAATTACTATTTTTCGCTTTTTTCTCAATCGGCTATATATCTATAGCTCAGGTTGGTGTCGGAACACCATTACCTAATAGTTCAGCTCAACTTGATGTTGTGGCTTCAGATAAGGGTATATTAATTCCTAGAGTTTCTCTTTTAAGTAGTACAGACATTACTACAATTTCTAATGGTAATGTTGAAAGTCTATTAATCTTTAATACAAGTACAATATCAGATGTAAGACCAGGATACTATTATTGGCATAATAATATTTGGAATAGAATAATCATTCAAGGTGAATCTGCAAGTGGAGTAAGTTCGGGGTCAGGAGCACCTACTGGAACAAGTCCAACAAATCCACAAGACGGTGACTTGTATATAGATAATACAACTGGTGAGACGTATGTGTATAATAGTACTACTGGCACTTGGGATACAGCTCCATATAAAGTTGTTAGCGGGGATGTAGGCAATGTTGTTATTGAAGATGCCAACGGTTTAGCATATTTATCTGCCGATGCTATTACAGCAGCAGGCGGTGTAGGTTCAGGCGATGGCCCACCTAACGATGGGACAGACGATCCAGCAAATCCTACAGACGGACAAATATATATAGACAGTTCTACAGGAGAAACTTATGTTTATGATGGCGCAACAAACACTTGGAATACTGCCAAAAGCAATGTAGTAAGTGCTAATACAGGCAATGTTGTTATTGAAGATGCCAACGGTTTAGCATATCTATCTGCCGATGCTATTGCAGCAGCAGGCGGTGTAGGCTCAGGCGATGGCCCACCAAACGATGGGACAGACGATCCAGCAAATCCTACAGACGGACAAATATATATAGACAGTTCTACCGGAGAAACTTATGTTTATGATGGCGCAACAAACACTTGGAATGCTGCTAAAAGCAATGTAGTAAGTGCTAATACAGGCAATGTTGTTATTGAAGATGCCAACGGTTTAGCATATCTATCTGCCGATGCTATTGCAGCAGCAGGGGGTGTAGGCTCAGGCGATGGCCCACCAAACGATGGAACAGACGATCCAGCAAATCCTACCGACGGACAAATATATATAGACAGTTCTACCGGAGAAACTTATGTTTATGACGGCGCAACAAACACTTGGAATACTGCTAAAAGCAATGTAGTAAGTGCTGATGCTGGTAATATCATTACAGAAGACACTAATGGATTAGCCTATTTATCTATTGCTGGAATAACTGCAGCAGAAACAACATCAACATTAACACAAAATGATGTAACAGGAGATGCTACTTATACCGATGAAGATGGATTAGTAACAACAGTAGATGTTATCAGTACCGATGCAGCAAACATCATTGTAGCGGGAACAGACGGAGGTGCCTTGGTTAATCCAGCAGCCTTAGCGGCAGCTGAGACAACAACAACAGTTGCCAATACGGTAACTGGACACAAAATTGGAGATTATACCAATGAAGATGCAGTAGCTATAGATATCAACGAAACAGTTACATCTGTTGTCCAATCAGGAACAGGAATTATCACATATACCAATGAAGACGGAACGGCACAAACTGCTAACGTTATCAGTACCGATGCAGCAAACATCATTGTAGCGGGAACAGACGGAGGTGCCTTGGTTAATCCAGCAGCCTTAGCGGCAGCTGAGACAACAACAACAGTTGCCAATACGGTAACTGGACACAAAATTGGAGATTATACCAATGAAGATGCAGTAGCTATAGATATCAACGAAACAGTTACATCTGTTGTCCAAGCAGGAACAGGGATTATCACATATACCAATGAAGACGGAACGGCACAAACTGCTAACGTTATCAGTACCGATGCAGCAAACATCATTGTAGCGGGAACAGACGGAGGTGCCTTGGTTAATCCAGCAGCCTTAGCGGCAGCTGAGACAACAACAACAGTTGCCAATACGGTAACTGGACACAAAATTGGAGATTATACCAATGAAGATGCAGTAGCTATAGATATCAACGAAACAGTTACATCTGTTGTCCAAGCAGGAACAGGGATTATTACCTATACCAATGAAGACGGAACGGCACAAACTGCTAACGTTATCAGTACCGATGCAGCAAACATCATTGTAGCAGGAACAGACGGAGGTGCCTTGGTAAATCCAGCAGCCTTAGCAGCAGCTGAAACGACAACAAACCTAGCTCAAGCAGGAACAGGAATTATCACATACACCAATGAAGACGGAACGGCACAAACTGCTAACGTTATCAGTACCGATGCAGCAAACATCATTGTAGCGGGAACAGACGGAGGTGCCTTGGTTAATCCAGCAGCCTTAGCGGCAGCTGAGACAACAACAACAGTTGCCAATACGGTAACTGGACACAAAATTGGAGATTATACCAATGAAGATGCAGTAGCTATAGATATCAACGAAACAGTTACATCTGTTGTCCAAGCAGGAACAGGGATTATTACCTATACCAATGAAGACGGAACGGCACAAACTGCTAACGTTATCAGTACCGATGCAGCAAACATCATTGTAGCGGGAACAGACGGAGGTGCCTTGGTAAATCCAGCAGCCTTAGCAGCAGCTGAGACAACAACAAACCTAGCTCAATCAGGAACAGGAATTATCACATATACCAATGAAGACGGAACGGCACAAACTGCTAACGTTATCAGTACCGATGCAGCAAACATCATTGTAGCGGGAACAGACGGAGGTGCCTTGGTTAATCCAGTAGCTTTAGCGGCAGCTGAGACAACAACAAACCTAGCTCAATCAGGAACAGGGATTATTACCTATACCAATGAAGACGGAACGGCACAAACTGCTAACGTTATCAGTACCGATGCAGCAAACATCATTGTAGCGGGAACAGACGGAGGTGCCTTGGTTAATCCAGCAGCCTTAGCGGCAGCTGAGACAACAACAACAGTTGCCAATACGGTAACTGGACACAAAATTGGAGATTATACCAATGAAGATGCAGTAGCTATAGATATCAACGAAACAGTTACATCTGTTGTCCAAGCAGGAACAGGAATTATTACCTATACCAATGAAGACGGAACGGCACAAACTGCTAACGTTATCAGTACCGATGCAGCAAACATCATTGTAGCAGGAACAGACGGAGGTGCCTTGGTTAATCCAGCAGCTTTAGCAGCAGCTGAGACAACAACAACAGTTGCCAATACGGTAACTGGACACAAAATTGGAGATTATACCAATGAAGATGCAGTAGCTATAGATATCAACGAAACAGTTACATCTGTTGTCCAAGCAGGAACAGGGATTATCACATATACCAATGAAGACGGAACGGCACAAACTGCTAACGTTATCAGTACCGATGCAGCAAACATCATTGTAGCGGGAACAGACGGAGGTGCCTTGGTAAATCCAGCAGCCTTAGCAGCAGCTGAAACGACAACAAACCTAGCTCAAGCAGGAACAGGAATTATCACATATACCAATGAAGACGGAACGGCACAAACTGCTAACGTTATCAGTACCGATGCAGCAAACATCATTGTAGCGGGAACAGACGGAGGTGCCTTGGTTAATCCAGCAGCCTTAGCAGCAGCTGAGACAACAACAAACCTAGCTCAATCAGGAACAGGAATTATTACCTATACCAATGAAGACGGAACGGCACAAACTGCTAACGTTATCAGTACCGATGCAGCAAACATCATTGTAGCGGGAACAGACGGAGGTGCCTTGGTTAATCCAGCAGCCTTAGCAGCAGCTGAGACAACAACAAACCTAGCTCAATCAGGAACAGGAATTATCACATATACCAATGAAGACGGAACGGCACAAACTGCTAACGTTATCAGTACCGATGCAGCAAACATCATTGTAGCGGGAACAGACGGAGGTGCCTTGGTTAATCCAGCAGCCTTAGCGGCAGCTGAGACAACAACAACAGTTGCCAATACGGTAACTGGACACAAAATTGGAGATTATACCAATGAAGATGCAGTAGCTATAGATATCAACGAAACAGTTACATCTGTTGTCCAATCAGGAACAGGAATTATTACCTATACCAATGAAGACGGAACGGCACAAACTGCTAACGTTATCAGTACCGATGCAGCAAACATCATTGTAGCAGGAACAGACGGAGGTGCCTTGGTAAATCCAGCAGCCTTAGCAGCAGCTGAAACGACAACAAACCTAGCTCAAGCAGGAACAGGAATTATCACATATACCAATGAAGACGGAACGGCACAAACTGCTAACGTTATCAGTACCGATGCAGCAAACATCATTGTAGCGGGAACAGACGGAGGTGCCTTGGTTAATCCAGCAGCCTTAGCGGCAGCTGAGACAACAACAACAGTTGCCAATACGGTAACTGGACACAAAATTGGAGATTATACCAATGAAGATGCAGTAGCTATAGATATCAACGAAACAGTTACATCTGTTGTCCAAGCAGGAACAGGGATTATTACCTATACCAATGAAGACGGAACGGCACAAACTGCTAACGTTATCAGTACCGATGCAGCAAACATCATTGTAGCAGGAACAGACGGAGGTGCCTTGGTAAATCCAGCAGCCTTAGCAGCAGCTGAAACGACAACAAACCTAGCTCAAGCAGGAACAGGAATTATCACATACACCAATGAAGACGGAACGGCACAAACTGCTAACGTTATCAGTACCGATGCAGCAAACATCATTGTAGCGGGAACAGACGGAGGTGCCTTGGTTAATCCAGCAGCCTTAGCGGCAGCTGAGACAACAACAACAGTTGCCAATACGGTAACTGGACACAAAATTGGAGATTATACCAATGAAGATGCAGTAGCTATAGATATCAACGAAACAGTTACATCTGTTGTCCAAGCAGGAACAGGGATTATTACCTATACCAATGAAGACGGAACGGCACAAACTGCTAACGTTATCAGTACCGATGCAGCAAACATCATTGTAGCGGGAACAGACGGAGGTGCCTTGGTTAATCCAGCAGCCTTAGCGGCAGCTGAGACAACAACAACAGTTGCCAATACGGTAACTGGACACAAAATTGGAGATTATACCAATGAAGATGCAGTAGCTATAGATATCAACGAAACAGTTACATCTGTTGTCCAAGCAGGAACAGGGATTATTACCTATACCAATGAAGACGGAACGGCACAAACTGCTAACGTTATCAGTACCGATGCAGCAAACATCATTGTAGCGGGAACAGACGGAGGTGCCTTGGTAAATCCAGCAGCCTTAGCAGCAGCTGAAACGACAACAAACCTAGCTCAATCAGGAACAGGGATTATTACCTATACCAATGAAGACGGAACGGCACAAACTGCTAACGTTATCAGTACCGATGCAGCAAACATCATTGTAGCGGGAACAGACGGAGGTGCCTTGGTAAATCCAGCAGCCTTAGCAGCAGCTGAAACGACAACAAACCTAGCTCAATCAGGAACAGGGATTATTACCTATACCAATGAAGACGGAACGGCACAAACTGCTAACGTTATCAGTACCGATGCAGCAAACATCATTGTAGCGGGAACAGACGGAGGTGCCTTGGTTAATCCAGCAGCTTTAGCGGCAGCTGAGACAACAACAAACCTAGCTCAAGCAGGAACAGGAATTATCACATATACCAATGAAGACGGAACGGCACAAACTGCTAACGTTATCAGTACCGATGCAGCAAACATCATTGTAGCGGGAACAGACGGAGGTGCCTTGGTTAATCCAGCAGCTTTAGCGGCAGCTGAGACAACAACAACAGTTGCCAATACGGTAACTGGACACAAAATTGGAGATTATACCAATGAAGATGCAGTAGCTATAGATATCAACGAAACAGTTACATCTGTTACTCAAAATAACACAACAGGAGTCATAACTTATACAAACGAAAATGGAGTAACAGACAATACTGTTAATGCAGGAGAACTTTTAAATGTCGTTAGTGTAGAACCAACCAATGGTAATGCTATTAAAATTGGAACAGACGGAGGTGCCTATATCAATCCTCTGGTTACTGAAGTATTTAGCGCAGAATACGCAGGAGCAACTTTATTTGCAGATGGTTCTAATAATATTGGTATGATGACCTCAGATAACGCAGGAGCTTCTGGTAGCTGGATGAACTATTACGAATGGTCGAGTGGTGAAGCTACTGCTCAAGATTATGATGTTGTAGTCCGTTTCACACTGCCAAATGATTTTACAGCTTGGGATACAAATCCTATAGTTATTGATTATCAAGCTGAAGGAGCTGCAACTTTTGGAGCTACAATGTTTTTAGAAAACGGTGCAGCTTTAGGTACTATAGCGGCAACAACTTCTGGAGCTTGGACAACGGCTAATCTTAGTCCTGGAGCTATGACAGCAGGACAAACGGCGGTTATTGTATTAAAGTTAACAAGTGCTCCAAATGATGATACTAAAAAAGTAAGAATTGGAGACATCACACTAAATTACAAGAAATAA
- a CDS encoding energy transducer TonB gives MKKYFKTKHEKDSAKLTALIAVILLLLLFVVGTPYMDPPEEYGVAVNFGNTDFGKGRVQPIKPVKSEPRKIEQPPQPDVSKAEPTKASETKEEVLTQENAESIAIKKQKQAEAKAKAIADAKAKAEADRIAKEKREQEEKKKKLDALIGGVSKSEGSEAGSEGNDNKAGDKGQLDGNPYAPSYFGGRGTGSGGVGYGLNGRGTASYKKLKQDCNESGLVIVKIIVNNNGNVIEAVPGVKGTTNTAQCLLEPAKKIALSHKWRADSKAPTKQIGFVKVNFKLGQ, from the coding sequence ATGAAGAAATACTTCAAAACCAAACATGAAAAAGATTCAGCAAAATTAACAGCATTGATTGCAGTTATTTTGTTGCTATTGTTGTTTGTGGTAGGAACGCCTTATATGGACCCTCCAGAAGAGTATGGGGTTGCGGTAAACTTTGGAAACACAGATTTTGGTAAAGGAAGAGTTCAACCAATAAAACCCGTAAAGTCTGAACCTCGAAAAATAGAACAACCGCCTCAACCGGACGTTTCTAAAGCAGAACCAACAAAAGCTTCTGAGACTAAAGAAGAAGTATTGACACAAGAAAATGCTGAATCTATAGCTATAAAAAAACAAAAACAGGCAGAAGCAAAAGCGAAAGCCATTGCGGATGCTAAAGCAAAAGCGGAAGCCGACAGAATTGCTAAAGAGAAACGAGAACAAGAAGAGAAAAAGAAAAAATTAGATGCTTTAATAGGCGGTGTAAGTAAATCTGAAGGAAGTGAAGCAGGTAGTGAGGGCAATGACAATAAAGCAGGGGATAAGGGACAATTAGACGGTAACCCTTATGCACCAAGTTATTTTGGAGGGCGAGGAACAGGAAGTGGAGGTGTTGGTTACGGATTGAATGGACGAGGTACGGCTTCTTATAAAAAACTCAAGCAAGACTGTAACGAATCGGGACTTGTTATAGTTAAGATTATTGTAAATAATAATGGAAATGTTATTGAAGCAGTTCCAGGGGTTAAAGGGACTACTAATACAGCACAATGTTTATTGGAACCAGCAAAAAAAATAGCATTATCTCATAAGTGGAGAGCAGACTCTAAAGCACCTACAAAACAGATTGGTTTTGTGAAAGTAAACTTCAAACTAGGGCAGTAG